The Chitinophaga lutea genome contains the following window.
CAGCTGAAAGCGTCAGACACGGAGCGGATGAACAGCGTGCATGCTTTTGTGATGAAAAACTTCCGCGAAAAGATCACCCTGGATGAAGTGGCTGCTATCGCCAATATGACGCCCACCTCCTTCAGCCGGTATTTCAAAACACATGCGAATAAAAACTTCTCGGATTTCCTGACCGAGATACGCATCGGTTATGCCTGCAAACTGCTGATGGATGAAAATATAGATGTTGCCCAGGTATGCTACGACAGCGGGTTTTATACACTCTCCAACTTCAACAGGGCATTCCGTGAAATCACCGGCTATAATCCGCTGGCATACCGGAAGAAGTATATGGGTGCGGGATGAGCGAAGCGATTCCATGCGCTGTATTGTTGTTTGATACCCAAACGTGCTGCCTTGCGCCGCAGATACGGATTATTCATCTTCACAAACGGATATTCTGCGTTCGGGGCCGTAAACGGGTAAATTAATTCGATATTATTGCAGCACTGGCGATCATCGCTCAAATGCAAACTTCATGAACAAGGTCATCCCGATTCTTCCCTGCGCGGATATAAAAACGCAGGCCGCATTCTACCAGCAGTTAGGTTTCGAAGTAAAGGGCCTCTACGTTTCCCCTAACCCGTACGCTGTTGTGCAATTCGGCGAAATCGAGCTTCACTTCTGGGGGAACAGAAAGCTGGTCCCTTCCGGAAACTCTTCGATGTGTTTCATCCGGGTGGATGATGTGGATGCCGTTAATGCATTATTTACAAACAACCTGAAAAAAAATTCCGGTAAAATTCCCCGTTCAGGATTTCCGAAAATCACCAAGGTCCGCGACCTGGTGGCCGACCGCAGGTTCACCCTGACAGACGTAGCCGGCAATACGTTTTTTGTGGGAACACCGGCAGCGGAAAACGCGGTTAACTTTTACCGCACGCTGGACGACGAGGTGTTTGCAAAAAAATTTGCGGTGCTGTACGACATTGTGTACTCTAAAGAAGCGCCGGAGATGGCTGCGGAAACATTACCGCGGTACGGGATACAGCTGGATTCGTTGAGCGAGCTCGATCGGGCGAAGTACCTGCTGGTGATGCTGGACATACAAATGGCCCTGAAGCAGCCGCTGGAAGAGGAAGCGCTCCAAAAGCTACTGGCCGCGCATACCGGCAGCGGAAGCGATTGGGCGAAAATCAAGGCAAAGTACCTCGAAATACTGCAGAGCAGGAATGACTGACGATGCAGCTAAAAAAAGTTGAGCAACCTTCCGATTGCTCAACTTTTTTCATGACGGCCGGTACTGTTCAAAAGTCTTATGAAGCGGTGTTCGCACACCCCTATTTACCGTATCCATATACCTCCGCAATGGCTGTAAACGGCGGTCTGTTGCTGTCCGGCAGGTAAATCTTCAGGTATCTTCCCGTGGCGTTGGCCGAATTGTTGACATTCATCATATCGCCCGAAGAAAAAACGCCTTCGCCCGCCAATGTCCACCCGGTATTGGGATCGCTGCTGTTACCCAGGAAGAACTGTACGGTTTTGGCGTCCGTATTGCCCGCTCTTCTGTATATGCTGAAGTGGGCGATGCTCTTCACAGCTCCCATGTCGATGATAGCCCAGTGCGGCGAAGGAATGTTCGGCCCCCATTGTGAATGCCAGTAGGAGCCCAGGTTACCGTCGATCAGCGCCGCTTTTCCTCCGCCGTCGCTGGCGGTTTCGTCAGACACCGAGATGGCCTTCCAGGCGGAGCGGTCAAGAACATACGTATCAGGCATCTTGTCGGTGCCCCAGGCCGAATAAAACGTATCGATGGATTCCGCCTGCGGGATGTAAAGTGAGCGGTATTTGAACGAAGAACCTGCTTTCACGTCGATGGTTACGCTGAAAGATGCGGAGGGGAAACGCACAAGCGTGTCGTTCCCGCGTTTGGTGGTGAAGCTCACTTCGTTCAGTATCATGCCTTCCGCCGGCGCGAACCAGTCGATCACACCTTCTTTTTCCGTCAGTGTGACCTTCTTGATCCTCCGGTTGCCCAGCGACCCGGCGTAATTGTTTCCGAACGCCGTACCAAACTGCGTATAGCTCAGGGAACGGTGGCCGAATTTATCTACGGCATAGATGTTAAACGAATACGATTTCTCCTCCAGGTTTTTGAGTAACACCTCCACACTGTCTCGCCCGGTCTTGAACGACACCGGCACGATCAGCGAGTCCTGCCCGCTGTTCCACGACACAACCACCTCTTTTACGTTCTGGGCATTTTCCATCCACAACCGCATCATCAGCCGTTCCTTCCCGGCTATGAATACCACGGAATCGGGTTTTACGGCATAGATGATCTCGCCATTCTTAATAAAGTCCTTGTGGATGTCGGTAAACTTGTCGCATGACGCAACCACCGTCAGCATACACAAAAACGAAAAAACATGCAGTATATATTTCATGTGCTTGTCAGTTAGTTTGAATGATCACATTAGGCATCAAAACACGGTCGGAGCTATTTCCGCTCGCCGTACACATCCACTTCTGCCGGGTGCGTAAAGGTGGTACTTCCCCAGGTGGAGCGCACTACAATCCTGATGTAGCGCACCGGTTCCTGCGACAGATCGAAGGTAAATTCGTGGCCGTTCTCACCCGCCCGGAGGTCGTCGTCGGTCACCGTTCCCGAGGCTGCGCCTGAAGGTTTGATGATCTCCGTTTCCATTATTTTCTTCCATTCTCCCCAATCGCCGCTCTGGGAAGGCGTGCCTACTTTCACGTATACGTCGAAAGCGCGTGGGTTCCCCCAGTTGAAATAGCTGTCCCCGAATTTCCGCTGGAAGAGAACGATGCGGCTCACTTTCGCCAGCATGCCCAGATCCAGGGTGAAAGGCGCAGGCAGGGAGGATGAAGGCGAGTGACCGAACGACGTTTTGTCGTCGTCGATGATTTTCTGGTCGGATCCTTCCCAGTTCGTGAAATTCTGATCGTTGGCCAGTTTCATGATTTTCATGGTAGCCTTCGGCAGCCGTTCTTCAAACAGCGGCGTGATTTTTCTGCCCGCAGGAAAGATTGTATCAGACCGGTTGCCAAAGTTGTCTTTCACCACTACCCCGAACTCGCGGGGAACCGGCGCGTAGCCCCTCAATGCCTGACTGCCTGCTTCCACCTGGGAATTGACCACCCTGGCGAGGGCCATCCTTCCCAGAGAATCCGGCGTATAAAATTCAAACGCCAGCGGCGACTTCTGCTCATTCGCCCAGGTGAACCTTGCCCCGCCAAAATCGCCCTGTATCTGCACCGTTTTTGCAGCCAGACTGAGCGGAGAGGCTAACGGTTTGATGGTGCACTTTACCGGCTCGGACAGTTCCTGTCCCCTGTTCACCGTGTACAGCAGCACCTCGTGATTTTCCGTATCGTTGAAACCCATCACCGCAACTTTATTTTCGTACATGGACGATACCGCTTCGTACTGTTTGCCGGTGGTGATTTTGTACACCGCCTTCACGCTGATTACATCCGCCTGGTTGGGGATACGATAGGTCACTATTGCACCACCCGGTACGTTTTGCACCGACACTTCCGTTACAAGCCCCGGTTTGCCGGAGGAAGGGGATATGGGTTCGTTTGTTTTTTCGGTACAGGCCTGTTGCAGGCCGGCGAAAACAACTATCAGTAAAAACATTTTTTTCATAACCAAGTATTTTAAACTACCAACCGGGGTTTTGAATGAGCAAAGGATTTTTAATCATTTCAGACTGGGGGATTGGCGCAAAATAATCCCGGTAAGTAAACCGCTGGAAGTAGACGGTGGTAACGGTATAATATTCTTCCGCTTCGCGGCCGTTGATGTTCCATCCCTGGATGGCGCGGTTTCTTTCCTTCAGTGCGGTTTTCCACCGGTTGCTGTCCCAGAAATAAACACCTTCACCGGCCAGTTCTATCTTTCTTTCCTGTTGTATGATCTGGCGCATGCCTTCTTTCGTGAGCGGCTTTGCCGGTTGATTAGAGTAGGTGGCCCAGCTCTCCAGTACACCCTTCAGGCCCGCCCTCGCCCTTACCGAATCCACATACTGGTACACCTCGTTGTCGGGCGCCTGTTTGGATTCGTTGAGGGCTTCGGCGCAGAGCAGCAGCAGGTCGGCATAACGCATATCCGGGTATGGATAAGTCTCTTCCGATACGCTGTTGGCATCGCGCCAGGTGGTATTCATCGACACGAGCTTTTTGGGCCAGTAACCGGTGGCATTGTATTCCCCGGGATTGAATACGGACGAAAATTCGCCGAACCGGTTTTTAGGGAATGGTGATTCGTTGTCGTTATTGGCGCGGTAGAAGTTCCCGTACCACCTGCCCCGGTCGAAGCCCAGCGTTGAGTAAAAACGCATTTCACGGTCGAAATTGAGCGCGGCCGTTTTCTCTCCCGAGGCGATGAGCAGGTTGTGCGCATTGTCTCCCACCCTGATGTTGTACCGGTTGGCGTATGGATACGAGATATCTTCATTGATGGGCACACCGTTGTTGGAGTAGAACAATTCAACCGTCGACAGCGGTACGCTAAGCACGCCCGTGTAGCCGGACGGCGTGGAAGTGGCCGCCTCCATCCGCGCAATGGCCGTAATCTGGTAGTTCCAGTTGGCCGGATAGGAAGAATTGGCCCAGATGATTTCGGGGTTCCACCTTTGTGTGACGGCGCTCCTGAGGGTGTTGATCAGCAAGGTGGTATCGGATGTCACCCTGGCGCTGACCGCCCTGAAATCGGCTGGTTTATACAGCCGGTTGCCTGCCGCGAGGCATACCTCTATCGCTTTCTTGCACGCGTTCGCAGCACTGTCCCAGCGCGACGCATCGTACTGCTGGTTAAAGAAAGGAACACCTTCGTGGTTCTTGAACCCACTGTAATCCGTGTTGCCATTGAACAGCGGGCTCGCCCAGTAAGTCATCACCTTTGCTTTCAGCATATAAGCCACCGGCTTGGAGAACCTGCCCAGTTCGGTGTTTTTTCCCTCGATCATCAGCGGCAACGCATCCGACTGGATGACCTCGTTAATCAGTTCCAGCACATATTTGAAACAGTCGTCTATTTTTTCGCGGTATACACGAATGCCGGCAGTAGGCTCCGTCAGCGAGGTATTCGTTCTTAGCGGTGTGATAGGGCCGTAATACTGGATGAGGTAAAAATTAAGATAAGCTTTCACCAGTTTCACTTCCGCCTTCATCCGTTCCTTTTCGTACTTGTTGATGTCCTGCACGCCGTCGATCCTTTCCAGGAACGTATTACAATCCCTCATGCCGGCATACAGCGACCGTACCATGGTGCCGCCGGAGCTCCAGTAATTGGTCAGCGCGAGCGCCGCGCTGTTTTCGCCGAGGGCGAACTGCATGCCTGCCTGGCTTCTGTGGGTCCTGTTGAATATCATTTCCATGGCGCCGAGCATCGCGGGATTTTCGTTCCATCCGGCGGATTTGGGGATGCCCCAGTAACAGGTAGCCAGGAATTTCATCGCGTTGTACCGGTCGGAGAAAGCATTGTCGATGGTGGGGATATTATCCGGCACCACGTCGAGGTACTTATTGCAGGAGACGGTTCCCGTCAATACGATGCAAAAAACGGTTATTTTTAAAAAGATGTTCTTCATATCAGATCTTTTACAGGCCAATGTTAAATCCTACGTTATAAACTTTCTGCAGCGGGTAATCGAAGCCGGAGCCTGCCATTTCAGGGTCCCACAACTTGAAGGCGCTCCATACCGCGAGGTTTGAGCCGCTGAAGTAAATCCTCAGGTTGGAAACTTTATATCTCCGTAGCCATTCTTTCGGGAGGGTATACCCGACGTCGGCCGACTTGAGCCGCAAAAAGGCGCCGTTCTGCATAAACCAGGTATTCGTCTGCCTGTTGTTCTCAATATTATAATTCGCAAGCCGCGGCCAGAAGGCATAGGCATTCCGGTCTGATTCGGACCAGTAGCTGTCTGCAATGGCCTTCAACACCGCGTTCTGTCCTACCCTGCCGTCCGATGCGTCGCCATCGATGAAAGGCGTTACGTTGTTCTGGTTGAGCCAGAAAGATTCCCTCGCGAGGCCCTGGAAAAAGAAGTTGAGGTCGAATCTTTTGTAGGCCACCGACAACCCGAAACCATAGATGATTTCCGGTGTGGTGGGGTGGCCGATCGGTACGAAGTCGAGGTTGTCGATCCTGCCATCGCCGTTGATGTCGCGGTACTTGATGTCGCCGCCGGTATACGTGCCGAACTCCTGTTTGGGTGAGTTCTTCACTTCAGCCGCGTCCACGAACAGCCTTTCGGCGATCAGGCCCCATGTCTGGCCCAGGTTGGTGCCTACTCTCGACAGCCAGAAATTCTTTCCGTAGTCTGGCTCTTCCCATTTGATCACCTTACTGGTGCTGTATGTAAAAGTACCCCGGCCGGTGAGCTGCAGGTTTTTCCCGAAGCTTTTGTCGTAGTTCAGTTCAATATCAATCCCCTTCCCCTCCGCTTCTCCGAGGTTGGCTTTCACTGCCGGCAGGATGCCGGTGGTTGCGGGGATGATCCTGTTTTGCAGGATGTTTTTTCTTTTTTCCTTGTACACTTCGATAATGGATGAAAGGCCATTTACCAGGTTGAACTCCAGTACGAGGTTCGATTTATAGGAGCGTTCCCAGCCCACCTGGTCGTTAGCATAACGGCTCACATTGATGCCGCCGGGGTTTTCGTTCATATTGATGCCCCAGTTTACATTGTAGGGTGCATCCAGATCAACTTCAGACATGTAGAAGAAGCGTTCCGAGGCGCTGCCGATTGCCTCGTTCCCCGCAATGCCGTATGAACCGCGAATTTTCAACTGACGAAACAGCGGTGCCAGCGACTCGAAAAAAGGTTCGTTCGAAATCACCCAGCCCGCCCCGAAAGAAGGGAAAAAGCCCCAGCGGTTTTTCTTCGAAAACCGCTCTGAGGCATTATAGCCGAAAGCGAATTCCGCCAGGTAACGGGAATCGTAATTATAGGAGAAACGGCCGGAAAGACTCAGGTTACGCGTGGGCAGCGATAGCTGGATGGTATTGGGCGCACCCTCTTTGAACTGGCGGGCAGTAAACACCAGCAGGCCATTGACGCTGTTTTTCCCAAAGTTGTTATTATACTGCGTAGCACCCTCAAAGTAGAAGCTGTTGGAAATTTCCCGATTTGTATTGGCGCCGTCGTAGTCCAGCGTTTCGCGACCGGTTCTGGGATTCAGCCGCACCAGTTTATAGGAATCGTTCTTCAGGTCGAAGGAGGAAATCTGGTAATAAAAAGGCACATACGCGCGGGAAATGCTGTACTCTGACCGCCTGTCGAAGTTGACCAGCCCGCGCACCATCAGACCTTTGACGAAATTGTCGAGGTTCTGTTTCAGTTCCACCGTGGTGAGCATGTTGCTCCTGCTGTAATCGCGGTAGCCTCTCAACGCCTCGGCGTATGGATTCAGGTAGTTACCCGTTTCAAAGTTGCCGAACAGGATATGCTTGGCGTATGAGAAGGCGGAATCCGGCTCATAATAGGGTTTGAAGCGCACCGGGTTTGCCTGCATCACTTTCCGGTACATGGAAGAGCCCCCATCGATGGGGCCCGTGTAATCGTCGAAATTGGCCACGAAGCGGGTCGACATTTCGGTGGTCTTGGTGAGGTTGATGTTGACGTTCGACCGGATGGAGTATTTGTAGAGATCGATATTCGAATTGAAATCGTTTTTACGGTCCACACGAAGATTCCCTTTGTCGCGGGTTACGCTGCCCGCCACGTAATACCTGGCCACGCTGCCGCCGCCGGTGAAGCTGAGGTTCAGGCGGTTGTTGACGGTGTAGTTTTTAAACATCGCATCGCGCCAGTTGGTGGCCGGGTAGATATCCCGGTGCATGCCGCGTTCGGTGAAAGTGATCTGCTCGTCTGTATATAACGTTTGGCCGTTGGGATCGCGGGTTTTCACCGATTCGTTGTGCATTCTCATGAACGTCACCGGGTCGGCCGTTTCGATTTTTTCGGTGGGCATTGAAAAGGAATTTTCAAAGCGCACGTCCACATTCATTTTTCCTTCGCGTCCTTCCTTGGTCGTTACGAGGATCACGCCATTGGCGCCTCTGGCACCGTAGAGTGCCGTGGCCAGGGCGTCTTTCATGATGCTGAAACTGGCGATGTCGTCCGGATTCAGGCGGGCCAGGTCGTTCGTGCTCAACTCAATACCATCGATAAGAATCAACGGGTCTTTCTTGGCAGATGCGCCGAATGAGGTGATGCCCCGTATGAAAAACGACGTATTGTCCTGCCCCGGCTCTCCGCTTCGCTGATATGCAACAACACCCGCCAGGCGCCCGGCGAGTGAATTGGTCAGGTTGCTGCTGGGTATCCGCAGTTCTCCCGGTTTGATGGTCGTAACGGATGCCACCATACTCGATTTTTTCTGTCTCGAATAGCCGACCACGGCTACTTCGTTCAAACTGCCCTCTTGCGCGTCGAGCACGATGTTCAGCGGACGGCTATCGCTGACGAAAACCGTCTGCGCCTTGTAACCCACGAAAGAAAAAACGAGGCTGTCGTACAAATTCGCATTGATCGTAAACTCCCCTTTTTCATTGGTCACCGTTCCGTTCTGTGTGCCTTTGATGTACACCGACACCTGGGGCATCATACCGCCGGCCCTGTCTTTCACCGTTCCCCGGACGGTGACCGGCGGCTGCGAGGAAACCGGCTTGAGCTCGGGGGCGCTTTTGTTCATGATAATAATGATGTTGTTCTCCATCTTCTTGTAGTGCAGCGGCGTGTTCCGGAGCAGTTGGGACATCACCGAATCGATGGGTGCGTCTTTTGTCTGAATGTTGATTTCGATGCCCCGCGAGAAAACCTCGGATTGATAAACAAATGAATACCGACTCTGTGCCTGAATCGTCCTCAGTACTCTTTCGATGGGCGCCTTACTGAAATTCAGGGTGATTTTATCCTGCCCGGC
Protein-coding sequences here:
- a CDS encoding RagB/SusD family nutrient uptake outer membrane protein, which gives rise to MKNIFLKITVFCIVLTGTVSCNKYLDVVPDNIPTIDNAFSDRYNAMKFLATCYWGIPKSAGWNENPAMLGAMEMIFNRTHRSQAGMQFALGENSAALALTNYWSSGGTMVRSLYAGMRDCNTFLERIDGVQDINKYEKERMKAEVKLVKAYLNFYLIQYYGPITPLRTNTSLTEPTAGIRVYREKIDDCFKYVLELINEVIQSDALPLMIEGKNTELGRFSKPVAYMLKAKVMTYWASPLFNGNTDYSGFKNHEGVPFFNQQYDASRWDSAANACKKAIEVCLAAGNRLYKPADFRAVSARVTSDTTLLINTLRSAVTQRWNPEIIWANSSYPANWNYQITAIARMEAATSTPSGYTGVLSVPLSTVELFYSNNGVPINEDISYPYANRYNIRVGDNAHNLLIASGEKTAALNFDREMRFYSTLGFDRGRWYGNFYRANNDNESPFPKNRFGEFSSVFNPGEYNATGYWPKKLVSMNTTWRDANSVSEETYPYPDMRYADLLLLCAEALNESKQAPDNEVYQYVDSVRARAGLKGVLESWATYSNQPAKPLTKEGMRQIIQQERKIELAGEGVYFWDSNRWKTALKERNRAIQGWNINGREAEEYYTVTTVYFQRFTYRDYFAPIPQSEMIKNPLLIQNPGW
- a CDS encoding DUF4998 domain-containing protein, whose protein sequence is MKYILHVFSFLCMLTVVASCDKFTDIHKDFIKNGEIIYAVKPDSVVFIAGKERLMMRLWMENAQNVKEVVVSWNSGQDSLIVPVSFKTGRDSVEVLLKNLEEKSYSFNIYAVDKFGHRSLSYTQFGTAFGNNYAGSLGNRRIKKVTLTEKEGVIDWFAPAEGMILNEVSFTTKRGNDTLVRFPSASFSVTIDVKAGSSFKYRSLYIPQAESIDTFYSAWGTDKMPDTYVLDRSAWKAISVSDETASDGGGKAALIDGNLGSYWHSQWGPNIPSPHWAIIDMGAVKSIAHFSIYRRAGNTDAKTVQFFLGNSSDPNTGWTLAGEGVFSSGDMMNVNNSANATGRYLKIYLPDSNRPPFTAIAEVYGYGK
- a CDS encoding SusC/RagA family TonB-linked outer membrane protein; protein product: MKTLVFLVLFTCSSLLANDLAGQDKITLNFSKAPIERVLRTIQAQSRYSFVYQSEVFSRGIEINIQTKDAPIDSVMSQLLRNTPLHYKKMENNIIIIMNKSAPELKPVSSQPPVTVRGTVKDRAGGMMPQVSVYIKGTQNGTVTNEKGEFTINANLYDSLVFSFVGYKAQTVFVSDSRPLNIVLDAQEGSLNEVAVVGYSRQKKSSMVASVTTIKPGELRIPSSNLTNSLAGRLAGVVAYQRSGEPGQDNTSFFIRGITSFGASAKKDPLILIDGIELSTNDLARLNPDDIASFSIMKDALATALYGARGANGVILVTTKEGREGKMNVDVRFENSFSMPTEKIETADPVTFMRMHNESVKTRDPNGQTLYTDEQITFTERGMHRDIYPATNWRDAMFKNYTVNNRLNLSFTGGGSVARYYVAGSVTRDKGNLRVDRKNDFNSNIDLYKYSIRSNVNINLTKTTEMSTRFVANFDDYTGPIDGGSSMYRKVMQANPVRFKPYYEPDSAFSYAKHILFGNFETGNYLNPYAEALRGYRDYSRSNMLTTVELKQNLDNFVKGLMVRGLVNFDRRSEYSISRAYVPFYYQISSFDLKNDSYKLVRLNPRTGRETLDYDGANTNREISNSFYFEGATQYNNNFGKNSVNGLLVFTARQFKEGAPNTIQLSLPTRNLSLSGRFSYNYDSRYLAEFAFGYNASERFSKKNRWGFFPSFGAGWVISNEPFFESLAPLFRQLKIRGSYGIAGNEAIGSASERFFYMSEVDLDAPYNVNWGINMNENPGGINVSRYANDQVGWERSYKSNLVLEFNLVNGLSSIIEVYKEKRKNILQNRIIPATTGILPAVKANLGEAEGKGIDIELNYDKSFGKNLQLTGRGTFTYSTSKVIKWEEPDYGKNFWLSRVGTNLGQTWGLIAERLFVDAAEVKNSPKQEFGTYTGGDIKYRDINGDGRIDNLDFVPIGHPTTPEIIYGFGLSVAYKRFDLNFFFQGLARESFWLNQNNVTPFIDGDASDGRVGQNAVLKAIADSYWSESDRNAYAFWPRLANYNIENNRQTNTWFMQNGAFLRLKSADVGYTLPKEWLRRYKVSNLRIYFSGSNLAVWSAFKLWDPEMAGSGFDYPLQKVYNVGFNIGL
- a CDS encoding DUF5000 domain-containing lipoprotein — encoded protein: MKKMFLLIVVFAGLQQACTEKTNEPISPSSGKPGLVTEVSVQNVPGGAIVTYRIPNQADVISVKAVYKITTGKQYEAVSSMYENKVAVMGFNDTENHEVLLYTVNRGQELSEPVKCTIKPLASPLSLAAKTVQIQGDFGGARFTWANEQKSPLAFEFYTPDSLGRMALARVVNSQVEAGSQALRGYAPVPREFGVVVKDNFGNRSDTIFPAGRKITPLFEERLPKATMKIMKLANDQNFTNWEGSDQKIIDDDKTSFGHSPSSSLPAPFTLDLGMLAKVSRIVLFQRKFGDSYFNWGNPRAFDVYVKVGTPSQSGDWGEWKKIMETEIIKPSGAASGTVTDDDLRAGENGHEFTFDLSQEPVRYIRIVVRSTWGSTTFTHPAEVDVYGERK
- a CDS encoding VOC family protein: MNKVIPILPCADIKTQAAFYQQLGFEVKGLYVSPNPYAVVQFGEIELHFWGNRKLVPSGNSSMCFIRVDDVDAVNALFTNNLKKNSGKIPRSGFPKITKVRDLVADRRFTLTDVAGNTFFVGTPAAENAVNFYRTLDDEVFAKKFAVLYDIVYSKEAPEMAAETLPRYGIQLDSLSELDRAKYLLVMLDIQMALKQPLEEEALQKLLAAHTGSGSDWAKIKAKYLEILQSRND